The Chamaesiphon minutus PCC 6605 DNA window ATCCGTCAGTATATTTCTACCGCCGAACCAGTTGGCTCTAAAACGCTCGTAGATGGCTATAATCTGAATATTAGTCCAGCGACAATTCGTAATGGCTTTGCGACGCTTGAAAAAGCCGGATTTTTGTATCAGCCACATACTTCAGCGGGCAGAGTTCCCTCCGATTTAGGTTATCGCGTTTATGTCGATCGATTGATTCAGCCTTCGCCAGATATGGGTAAGCAAGTAGAAGAATTGCTAACCGATAAACTCGATTGGGATGGTTGGAGTTTAGAAGCAATTTTGCGCGGTGCGGTAGAAGTATTAGCCACTCTCAGCGGCTATGTAACGATGATTACGCTACCGCAAGCTCGTCGCTCGACAGTCAAGCATATTCAGCTCGTGCGAGTAGAAGCAAATAAGATCGTGGTAATTGTAGTCTGGGATGCCTATGAAACCCAGTCGATATTGATGCAATTACCCCAGCAAAGATCGGCAAGCGATGGCGATTTACTCGATCGCGAGTTGCAAGTTTTATCAAATTTTCTCAATGGCAAATTACGCGGTCGATCGGTATTAGAAGTACTAAAACTAGATTGGAGCGAACTGGATCGCGAACTTCAGCAATATGTAGATTTGGTTAGGAACTTACTGACCGATCTGTCGCGCCAGTCCAAACCCACGCATACATCGCAAATGATGATTTGGGGAATTTCGGAAGTCTTAGGACAGCCGGAATTTTCGCAATTACAACAAGTAAAAACCTTATTGCATTTGTTAGAATCCGAACAGGACAAAATTTGGGAATCGATCTTCAAACCCGATCTCGACTCTTCGCTCGATCTCCAACCAAAAGTCGCGATTAGGATCGGTGCCGAAAATCCCCTCAAGCCAATGCAGACTTGTACGTTGATTTCCACCAATTACCATCAAGATTCGATTCCAGTGGGCAGTGTCGGCTTATTAGGGCCAAAACGGATGCTCTACGAAGACGCGATCGCCTTAGTTGAATCGGCGGCTGATTATATTTCAACAGCTATCAGTCAAGAATAATTATATTAAT harbors:
- the hrcA gene encoding heat-inducible transcriptional repressor HrcA produces the protein MSFDLNKRHQQILKATIRQYISTAEPVGSKTLVDGYNLNISPATIRNGFATLEKAGFLYQPHTSAGRVPSDLGYRVYVDRLIQPSPDMGKQVEELLTDKLDWDGWSLEAILRGAVEVLATLSGYVTMITLPQARRSTVKHIQLVRVEANKIVVIVVWDAYETQSILMQLPQQRSASDGDLLDRELQVLSNFLNGKLRGRSVLEVLKLDWSELDRELQQYVDLVRNLLTDLSRQSKPTHTSQMMIWGISEVLGQPEFSQLQQVKTLLHLLESEQDKIWESIFKPDLDSSLDLQPKVAIRIGAENPLKPMQTCTLISTNYHQDSIPVGSVGLLGPKRMLYEDAIALVESAADYISTAISQE